Genomic window (Microbacterium oxydans):
GCACGGTCCCGTCCGCGCCCGGTGTGCCGTAGAAGTAAACCGAGCCGTATCCCCACAGATACTCCGCGATGACGTCCTCGAGCTCTCCCTCCACAGGCCACCCCTCCTCATCGATCTGGAAGAGGAATCGATGCCCATCGGCGCGCACCGCATCAGCGAACGCAGGTTCGCCCTGGATCAGGACGGGTTCGTCATCGATCCGCACCAGGGCCGGCATGGACTCGGCATATGGCGTCTCGGTCAGCGCTGTCGCACGCAGGCCAGGCCACCGACGGACACTGACCCTGACTTAGCCCAACTGACCAGGGGAACCCCGGGGCGAGGCTCTCCGCCTACCGCGACATGCAATCACAGGCACGCTCGGTCCTCGAGGCCGCCAAGCACGGCCCACTGCAGTCGCTCACGGAGCGCGAGATGGACGTGCACGAGCAGCCAATGGCTATCTACCCACGGCCGAAGCGCGTCCGCGCATGGGTGCGCTTTAGCCCCGAAGCCGTGCGCATCGATGCGAAGCTCGTGCGGTCCACTCCCCTCCGCCGCCGGCATCGAGTTTCGCGCGGAAGATCAGACGTTCCGCTGCTGGACGCTTCTCTATCTGTCAAGTGAACCTCGTTGCGCTGTCGCTCAGTTCCGACAGCGCAACGAGGGACGGATCGTTGTTGAAACAGATGACGCTAGATGCAGGTGCTCTGATCGGGCGCCATCAACGTGAGTTTCCGGGGTGGTAACGGAACGGTGCCGAGTGCCCCGATCTTGAAGTGGAGCGATGCTGCAACAAGCTCAAGCAGTGCCGCGAATTGCGACGCGCTCAGACAACACCGCCAGCAACTACCCGCTGGACTCCGCCTCGCCGCAACTCTCCACTGGCTCACCAACAAATCTGTGCGAGAGTCGCAGGATGTCGTTGGAGAGTGAGAAGGAAGAGGAGTTCCTCAGGGCGCTGCCCCCTTTAGTGCGCGCAGCCGCTGTAGGTGACCTCGAGCGGGTATGTGTGCTTCTGGCCGCCGGCGCGTCGGCCAGTGAGACCGACGATGTCGGATGGACTGCTCTGCATGCAGCAGCTGTCCGCAGATACCCTCAGATCGTCGAGGCACTACTCGCGGCTGGCGCTGATCCGAATGTTGCCGACTCGTACGGTTTCACACCGCTTCTCAACGCGTCCGGCCCCGGGGACGCTGCAAGCGTCGAGGCGCTGCTACATGCTGGCGCCGACGTCGAAGTGTCGGACGCCCACTTAGGATGGCGCCCACTGAGTCGTGCCGCGGAGTGGGACAACTTCGAGGTGCTCGTCCTCCTTCTGAGCGCTGGTGCGGACCCGAACCAAGATTCGCCACTGATCGCCGCCGCTGAAGCGGGAAGCCTACGTTGCGTCCGCGCGCTCGTGGCCCACGGCGCCGATCCGGCCATGCGGATCGAGGGCCACACCGCGAGCCATTACGCGCGGCGTCGAAACCACCACGACATCGCCGCGTACCTGGACAACCTTGCCGCAGGCCAATCCTGATGCACAGCCTGGGACGACACCATCAGCAACGCACTCTAGCCCGTTGCTCCGATGAGCCAGAACTGTGAGGGGTCACAATCCTCGGGCTGGAGAAGCCTCTAATCATGCCATTGAGGCGGGCCAGAGCGCCATCAGCCGCCAGCTCCAACACGGACAAGTCGATGAATCGGTCGCAATCCACTCGCGAAGGTCGAGTTCCCGCGCGACGAGGGAGACATCGAGAACGATCTCCCCTCACTCTCGTACGTGCAACTCGTCGGCTGTGACCGCGGTCGCGCGCCGGCCGATCGACGGCGTTCTGTTCGACACGCTCGCGCACAGCGGACCCCGCATCGGCGAAGCCACCGCGCTGAAGATCAAAGACCTCGATCTCGATCAGAAGCGTGCCCGCATCCACCGCACATGTACGACTGATCGCGCGGGGCTGCGCAAGCCTTGGCCGGTGCACACCTGCGAGAAGCGCTGGTTGCCACTCGCAGACTTCGTCGTCGAGGGCATCCGGGAGATCGTCACCGGTCGCGACCCCGAGGAATGTGAGACGGACGCCAA
Coding sequences:
- a CDS encoding tyrosine-type recombinase/integrase yields the protein MTAVARRPIDGVLFDTLAHSGPRIGEATALKIKDLDLDQKRARIHRTCTTDRAGLRKPWPVHTCEKRWLPLADFVVEGIREIVTGRDPEECETDAKSP
- a CDS encoding ankyrin repeat domain-containing protein, whose amino-acid sequence is MSLESEKEEEFLRALPPLVRAAAVGDLERVCVLLAAGASASETDDVGWTALHAAAVRRYPQIVEALLAAGADPNVADSYGFTPLLNASGPGDAASVEALLHAGADVEVSDAHLGWRPLSRAAEWDNFEVLVLLLSAGADPNQDSPLIAAAEAGSLRCVRALVAHGADPAMRIEGHTASHYARRRNHHDIAAYLDNLAAGQS